Proteins from one Ignavibacteriales bacterium genomic window:
- a CDS encoding AMP-binding protein: MLFHQQFVRIAKQYEKKLAIIDKTLNRRVTYKKALIGSLILTKKFQNYPAGFLGIMMPNSAGTVLSVLATLMSGRIPVMINYSTGAGLNCLYAQKKCAFKTIITSRALCQKINCPHIEGMVYIEDIMKTVTIFNKLRAAIKAGASTERILKSIHEGNEDDTLVILFTSGSEKDPKAVQLTHKNISSNYESLIKAFAFSTDDIFLANLPYFHSFGQTANLWVPMAIGMTIVTYANPLDFKKICDIIREEKTTLVAGTPTFFWGYLRNSKPGDFESVRILLTGADKCPDSLREGFIRGHNKVLLEAYGATETSPAITVNNFEFNRPGSVGRTIEGVQVRVENYETGAACKSGEIGKILVKGDNVMKGYFDDFEQTSLSIRNGWYDTGDMGYMDPDGYLWHVGRLKRFLKIGGEMISLIKVEDVLEKLLPPEIECCVVEVPDAIRGARIVAAVTQALDEKTILKKMSEQLPSIALPYKFVVLPEMPKTGSGKIDFRTITDKVRDIVQTN; this comes from the coding sequence ATGTTATTTCATCAACAGTTTGTAAGAATTGCAAAACAGTATGAAAAAAAACTCGCTATTATTGATAAAACTCTTAACCGCCGGGTAACATACAAGAAGGCACTCATCGGTTCTTTGATTCTCACAAAGAAATTTCAAAATTATCCGGCGGGTTTTTTAGGTATCATGATGCCCAATTCCGCCGGAACTGTTCTTTCAGTTCTTGCTACTCTTATGAGCGGACGAATTCCGGTAATGATTAATTATTCAACTGGTGCTGGATTAAATTGTCTGTATGCTCAAAAAAAATGTGCATTTAAAACAATCATAACTTCAAGAGCACTTTGTCAAAAAATTAATTGTCCTCATATAGAAGGAATGGTTTACATCGAAGATATCATGAAGACGGTTACTATATTTAACAAATTAAGAGCCGCTATTAAAGCAGGTGCGTCAACAGAAAGGATACTCAAAAGTATTCATGAAGGAAATGAAGACGACACATTGGTAATACTGTTTACAAGCGGCAGTGAAAAAGATCCAAAGGCAGTTCAGCTTACACATAAAAATATTTCTTCTAATTATGAAAGTCTTATAAAAGCTTTTGCTTTTTCAACTGATGATATATTCCTGGCTAACCTTCCGTATTTTCATTCATTTGGACAGACAGCAAATCTTTGGGTACCGATGGCTATAGGAATGACGATAGTCACTTATGCTAATCCACTCGACTTTAAAAAAATCTGCGACATAATACGTGAAGAAAAAACAACTTTAGTTGCCGGCACACCAACATTCTTCTGGGGTTATCTTCGAAATTCAAAACCGGGTGATTTTGAATCGGTACGAATTCTTTTAACAGGGGCTGATAAATGTCCTGATTCTCTAAGAGAAGGATTTATTAGAGGACACAATAAAGTATTACTTGAAGCATATGGTGCAACAGAAACCAGTCCTGCTATTACTGTAAATAATTTTGAATTTAATAGACCCGGAAGCGTTGGCAGAACTATTGAAGGTGTTCAAGTTAGAGTTGAGAATTATGAAACCGGTGCTGCTTGCAAATCTGGTGAGATTGGTAAAATTTTAGTTAAAGGTGATAATGTTATGAAAGGTTACTTTGATGATTTTGAACAAACTTCTCTAAGCATTCGTAATGGCTGGTATGATACAGGTGATATGGGCTATATGGATCCTGATGGTTATTTGTGGCATGTCGGAAGATTAAAACGGTTTTTGAAAATTGGCGGAGAAATGATTTCATTAATAAAAGTTGAAGACGTTCTCGAAAAATTATTACCACCGGAAATTGAATGCTGTGTTGTTGAAGTACCGGATGCAATTCGTGGCGCTAGAATTGTTGCAGCAGTTACACAAGCACTAGATGAAAAAACAATTTTGAAAAAAATGTCTGAACAACTTCCGAGTATTGCTTTACCTTACAAGTTTGTGGTTTTACCTGAAATGCCAAAAACAGGCAGTGGTAAAATTGATTTTAGAACTATAACTGATAAAGTAAGAGATATTGTTCAAACTAATTGA
- a CDS encoding SDR family oxidoreductase — MTNEKNEKLPQVVMPACSEVKMLKGQRALVTGANSGIGKGVAIELAKAGADVVVNYVGDEKAAFELVEQLKTNCGVNAYAHYADVSNEDDVKEMFAKMIMEFNTIDILINNAGLQRDAPFDEMTLDQWNKVISVNLTGQFLCAREAVKEFKRRGIIPEISCAAGKIIHISSVHEVIPWAGHVNYAASKGGIMMMMKSIAQEVAPSRIRVNSISPGAIRTPINTSAWNTPEAYNELMKLIPYKRIGEVEDIGRVAAWLASDYADYINGTSIYVDGGMTLYPGFATGG; from the coding sequence ATGACAAACGAAAAAAATGAAAAATTACCACAAGTAGTAATGCCCGCTTGTTCAGAAGTAAAAATGCTAAAGGGACAAAGAGCATTAGTAACAGGCGCTAATTCAGGTATTGGAAAAGGAGTTGCAATTGAACTTGCAAAAGCCGGAGCGGATGTAGTTGTAAATTATGTTGGCGATGAAAAAGCTGCGTTTGAACTTGTCGAACAATTAAAAACAAATTGCGGAGTAAATGCATACGCACATTACGCGGATGTTTCGAATGAAGATGATGTTAAAGAAATGTTCGCAAAAATGATTATGGAATTTAACACGATTGATATTTTAATCAATAATGCGGGACTTCAAAGAGATGCGCCGTTTGATGAAATGACTCTCGATCAATGGAATAAGGTAATTAGTGTTAATCTAACCGGACAATTTCTTTGTGCGCGTGAAGCTGTGAAGGAATTTAAAAGAAGGGGAATAATTCCCGAAATTTCGTGTGCTGCCGGAAAAATTATTCACATAAGTTCAGTTCACGAAGTTATACCTTGGGCAGGTCACGTTAATTATGCGGCTTCTAAAGGTGGAATTATGATGATGATGAAAAGTATAGCTCAAGAAGTTGCCCCATCTAGAATCCGTGTAAATAGTATTTCTCCCGGTGCAATAAGAACGCCCATAAATACCAGCGCATGGAATACGCCGGAAGCTTATAATGAATTGATGAAATTAATTCCTTACAAACGTATCGGGGAAGTTGAAGACATTGGCAGAGTTGCTGCATGGCTCGCTTCTGATTATGCGGACTATATAAATGGAACAAGTATTTATGTTGATGGCGGAATGACATTGTATCCTGGTTTTGCTACCGGTGGTTAA
- a CDS encoding glucosidase: protein MKKEKERLQSIKSDGKLWRKWGPYLTDRQWGTVREDYSPNGTAWEYISHSDARSKAYRWGEEGIAGISDNRQLICFSVALWNKKDPIIKERYFGLTGDQGNHGEDVKEYYYYLDNTPTHSYMKMLYKYPQTEFPYSLLVEENNRRTKVDPEYELIDTGIFNEDKYFDVFVEYAKNSEEDILIKITSHNRGKEKAELNLLPQIWFRNTWLWGEDNRKPELFLTENNSIKLVHQELGEYNLYYDENPEILFCENETNFKCLYGVENITDYPKDGINDYITQKNTASVNPSKTGTKAACNYSLEIEGGSFKSVNLRLVKNSILNPFKDFDKIFDERKNEADEFYTDIQIEIKSEDAKNVQRQSFAGMLWSKQFYYYDVEEWINGDKGQPKPPKQREEGRNKDWLHLNNADIISMPDKWEYPWYATWDLAFHCIPFSMIDPEFAKKQLVLFTREWYMHPNGQLPAYEWNFSDVNPPVHAWATWRVYKIDQKLQGKSDIDFLERVFHKLLLNFTWWVNKKDHDGHNIFQGGFLGLDNIGVFDRSSQIPTGGRLDQSDGTSWMAMFSLNMLRISLELSNTKPIYQDLATKFLEHFLYIAQAMTNMGNKSIGLWDDEDGFYYDALHIDDTIHRLKVRSMVGLIPLFAVEVLDPDLLKHVPEFEARLNWFLTNKPEMAELVSHWNEPGLGQRRLLSLLRGHRMKKLLKRMLDETEFLSDYGIRSLSKYYEQNPYELNLDGEKFEVKYTPAESDSRLFGGNSNWRGPVWFPVNFLIIESLYRFHHYYGDDFKIECPTNSGNFVTIKDAADELAIRLSKIFLNDENGLRPVFRYNSKIQNDPHFKDYILFHEYFHGDNGRGVGASHQTGWTGLIAKILQPKKK, encoded by the coding sequence ATGAAAAAAGAAAAAGAAAGATTACAGTCAATTAAAAGTGACGGGAAACTATGGCGCAAATGGGGACCATATTTAACCGACAGACAATGGGGCACAGTAAGAGAAGATTATAGTCCAAATGGAACAGCATGGGAATATATATCTCACAGTGACGCGCGCAGCAAAGCTTACCGCTGGGGAGAAGAAGGAATTGCCGGTATAAGCGATAACCGCCAATTGATTTGTTTTTCAGTCGCACTTTGGAATAAAAAAGATCCAATCATTAAAGAAAGATACTTCGGCTTAACAGGAGATCAAGGAAACCACGGCGAGGATGTGAAAGAGTATTATTACTATCTCGACAATACTCCCACTCATTCATATATGAAGATGCTCTATAAGTATCCGCAAACCGAATTTCCTTATTCATTACTTGTTGAGGAGAATAATAGAAGAACAAAAGTTGATCCGGAATATGAATTAATAGATACTGGAATTTTCAATGAAGATAAATATTTTGATGTGTTTGTTGAGTACGCAAAAAATTCTGAGGAAGATATTCTAATAAAAATTACTTCGCACAACCGCGGCAAGGAAAAAGCTGAACTTAATCTTCTTCCGCAAATTTGGTTTAGAAATACTTGGCTATGGGGAGAAGATAACAGAAAACCGGAATTGTTCTTAACCGAAAATAATTCTATCAAACTGGTTCACCAAGAATTAGGGGAATACAATTTATATTACGATGAAAATCCGGAAATATTGTTCTGTGAAAACGAAACAAATTTCAAATGTCTGTATGGAGTAGAAAATATCACAGATTATCCCAAAGATGGAATCAACGACTACATCACACAAAAGAATACAGCTTCTGTTAATCCATCTAAAACCGGAACTAAAGCGGCTTGTAATTATTCTTTGGAAATTGAAGGCGGTTCATTCAAATCAGTAAATCTGAGATTAGTTAAGAATTCTATTCTAAACCCATTCAAAGATTTTGACAAAATATTTGACGAGAGAAAAAATGAAGCCGATGAATTCTATACTGATATTCAAATAGAAATAAAAAGTGAAGACGCTAAGAATGTTCAACGGCAATCTTTTGCAGGAATGTTATGGAGTAAGCAGTTTTATTATTATGATGTTGAAGAATGGATTAACGGGGACAAAGGGCAACCTAAACCGCCTAAGCAGCGAGAAGAAGGAAGAAATAAAGATTGGCTTCATCTGAATAATGCTGATATCATTTCCATGCCAGATAAATGGGAATACCCTTGGTATGCTACTTGGGATTTAGCTTTTCACTGCATTCCTTTCTCTATGATTGATCCCGAATTTGCTAAAAAACAGTTAGTGCTTTTTACACGTGAATGGTATATGCATCCAAACGGACAGCTTCCGGCATACGAATGGAATTTTTCTGATGTTAACCCGCCCGTCCACGCTTGGGCAACTTGGCGCGTTTATAAGATTGATCAAAAATTACAAGGCAAGAGCGATATTGATTTTCTTGAGAGAGTTTTTCATAAACTTCTTTTGAACTTTACATGGTGGGTAAATAAAAAAGATCACGATGGGCACAACATTTTTCAAGGCGGATTTTTAGGATTAGACAACATTGGTGTTTTTGATAGAAGTTCTCAAATTCCAACTGGCGGCCGTTTAGATCAATCAGATGGCACAAGCTGGATGGCAATGTTCTCGCTTAATATGCTTCGCATTTCTCTTGAACTTTCTAATACCAAACCGATCTATCAAGATTTGGCTACAAAATTTTTAGAACATTTCTTATACATCGCTCAAGCAATGACAAATATGGGAAACAAAAGTATTGGCCTGTGGGATGACGAAGATGGATTTTATTATGATGCACTCCACATAGATGATACAATTCACCGCTTAAAAGTTCGCTCTATGGTTGGCTTGATTCCATTATTTGCCGTCGAAGTTTTGGATCCAGATTTATTAAAACACGTACCTGAGTTTGAAGCAAGACTTAATTGGTTTCTTACCAATAAACCGGAAATGGCAGAATTAGTTTCTCATTGGAATGAGCCGGGTTTAGGTCAAAGAAGACTTCTCTCCTTACTTCGTGGTCATCGGATGAAAAAATTGTTAAAGAGGATGCTGGATGAAACAGAATTTCTTTCGGATTATGGAATACGCTCTCTTTCAAAATATTACGAACAAAATCCTTATGAATTAAATCTGGACGGGGAAAAATTTGAAGTTAAATATACTCCGGCAGAATCCGATAGTAGATTATTTGGAGGTAATTCAAATTGGCGCGGACCAGTTTGGTTCCCTGTAAATTTTTTAATCATTGAATCACTTTACCGATTTCATCATTACTATGGTGATGATTTTAAAATAGAATGCCCGACAAACTCCGGAAATTTTGTTACGATAAAAGACGCTGCGGATGAGCTTGCAATCAGATTATCAAAAATATTTTTGAATGATGAAAACGGATTGCGTCCGGTATTCCGTTACAATAGTAAAATTCAAAACGATCCTCACTTTAAAGATTACATTTTATTCCATGAATATTTTCACGGTGATAACGGAAGAGGCGTCGGTGCTTCACACCAAACCGGATGGACCGGATTGATAGCAAAAATTCTTCAGCCAAAGAAAAAGTAA
- a CDS encoding DUF5050 domain-containing protein, whose amino-acid sequence MEKNILTSITTFIARLLIVLAVIIYFSPSESVGQTQEQKEFKVWQIPNVDEGAEFYFSPDGKSMIGNAKFKGDPVHQVYTFNIDGTNIKRINDKGEDACSFYFPDGNHLIYTSTKDNLDLPKGNYSDPNNYPQGAELYSCDLDGNEVKRLTDNKYYDAEVSVSPDGKWILFSRQVDGKLDLWKMRPDGSEQQQITFTPEWQEGGSFFIDNETIICRAWNIKDQAQRGMPMSIFTMKSDGSDRKQITNDDGTNWAPHPAPDGDHFVFVKVLPPHNYEIYLMSLKTGEQTRLTFNDAFDGFPVISPDGNLLSFDSNRDAKNGDRKLRPYLMDISSLHLGLKK is encoded by the coding sequence TTGGAAAAGAACATATTGACTTCGATAACAACTTTTATTGCACGGTTGCTTATAGTATTAGCCGTAATAATTTATTTTTCTCCAAGCGAGAGCGTAGGACAAACTCAAGAACAAAAAGAATTTAAAGTCTGGCAGATTCCTAATGTAGATGAAGGAGCGGAATTTTATTTCTCACCGGATGGTAAAAGCATGATCGGAAACGCAAAATTTAAGGGCGATCCAGTTCATCAAGTCTATACATTCAATATTGACGGAACCAACATTAAACGGATTAACGATAAAGGCGAAGACGCTTGTTCATTTTATTTTCCTGATGGAAATCACTTGATCTATACTTCAACAAAAGACAATCTCGATTTGCCAAAGGGAAATTATTCCGATCCGAATAATTATCCGCAAGGTGCAGAGCTTTATTCGTGCGATTTAGATGGAAACGAAGTGAAAAGATTAACTGATAATAAATACTACGATGCAGAAGTTTCAGTCTCACCAGATGGAAAGTGGATATTGTTTTCACGTCAAGTAGATGGCAAGTTGGATTTATGGAAAATGCGTCCCGATGGAAGCGAGCAGCAACAGATCACATTTACGCCGGAATGGCAGGAAGGAGGGTCATTTTTTATTGATAACGAAACAATTATATGCCGGGCATGGAATATTAAAGATCAAGCTCAACGCGGAATGCCCATGAGTATTTTTACTATGAAAAGTGACGGCTCCGATAGAAAACAAATTACAAACGATGACGGTACAAATTGGGCTCCTCATCCCGCTCCTGATGGAGATCATTTTGTATTTGTTAAAGTCCTGCCTCCGCATAATTATGAAATATATCTTATGAGTTTGAAAACCGGCGAACAAACACGCCTAACTTTTAACGATGCATTTGACGGCTTTCCGGTTATTTCACCAGATGGAAATTTGCTTTCTTTTGATTCAAATCGGGATGCTAAAAATGGAGATAGAAAACTTAGGCCTTATCTAATGGATATTTCATCTCTACATCTGGGTTTAAAAAAATAA
- a CDS encoding M20/M25/M40 family metallo-hydrolase yields MFRRIVFLFTLIFTASFVFAGSLIHHKISVTVTPGKHQIEAVDQITIPADQFKPVIYFLLNNNLNVTSESPDVTIQLDKSGVKAEDFGMDREDFNLSSDFKQNKYAVTFKNEIKGDVSFTLKFSGTINYPIKQLGEEYARGFSQTPGIIDEKGIYLAGSTYWIPWFNNEWINFELTATVPQPWDIVSQGKRTLNETKDGNHIIRWDSPEPMEEIYLIGAQFKEYSLSAGAIDVMAFLRTPDEALANKYLETTAQYLEMYRKLVGPYPFTKFALVENFWETGYGMPSFTLLGEQIIRFPFILHSSYPHELLHNYWGNSAYVDFKTGNWCEGLTAYMADHLISEQRGQGDEYRRSTLQKFTDYVNPSNDFPLNKFGSRYNAPSEAIGYGKNMMMWNMLRELVGDDQFVRGFQKFYRDNKFKAASYNDIRLAFESVSGKDLKQFFDQWVNRKGAPELSISNVSVKKESTGYALKFTLKQIQNDDAFVLDVPVAVSFEKKAEMKKVAMTQKEQTYEMIFPEDPLLVQVDPQFNLFRKLHYNEIPPSLSKIFGSEDLLILLPSKADKASLEYYKELASTWAADSTKKIKVMLDSDVSELPADKSVWIFGIENSFTKLIKEGLKDYDAELTNESVRFGKTSFQNNKSSVIISVCHPKNPASVLVLLSIDNKEAVQGLARKLPHYGKYSYLVFEGTEPTNIAKGEWEAVNSPLMAKVPSVDKTSPATIFTNLPRRNALATLSPVFSAERMMKSVEYLASKELAGRGPGTEGIKKAADYIVEKFKSAGLQPGADDGSYFQTWDEVVDAKGNKAPVKNIIGIIPGTNPNLKDESVIVCAHYDHLGLGWPGANKGNEGKIHPGADDNASGVSVMLELANLLGTTLKPQRTVIFVAFTSEESGLLGSKYYVQNMKRFPAKKVIGVLNFDTVGRLGEKKLFVLSSNSAREWRFIFMGASYVTGVESEMVTQDLDASDQRSFLNIGVPGVQFFAGANEGYHKPSDTADKIDAAGLVKVATFAREGILYLADRIEPLTFQGQAVTESKKPQTTAGERKVSTGSVPDFAFSGKGVRIADLSPESPAAKAGLQIGDVITKLGQYNVTSLRDYSDALKNFQPGNIVELIYLRDGKENKTQIELMAK; encoded by the coding sequence ATGTTTAGAAGAATTGTTTTTTTATTCACACTTATTTTTACTGCATCCTTTGTTTTTGCAGGTTCCTTAATCCATCATAAAATATCGGTTACGGTCACTCCCGGCAAACATCAGATTGAAGCGGTAGATCAAATCACGATTCCAGCAGATCAATTTAAACCTGTGATCTATTTTCTTTTGAACAACAATTTAAATGTAACTTCTGAATCGCCAGACGTAACGATCCAATTAGATAAAAGCGGAGTAAAAGCTGAAGATTTCGGAATGGACCGCGAAGATTTTAATCTCTCATCGGATTTCAAACAAAATAAATATGCTGTGACTTTTAAAAATGAAATTAAGGGAGATGTTTCGTTCACATTAAAATTCAGCGGTACAATTAATTATCCGATTAAACAATTGGGCGAAGAATATGCAAGAGGATTCAGCCAAACACCCGGCATTATTGATGAGAAAGGAATTTACCTGGCGGGTTCTACTTATTGGATTCCATGGTTTAATAATGAATGGATAAATTTTGAGTTAACTGCTACCGTACCGCAGCCATGGGATATAGTTAGTCAGGGCAAAAGAACGCTAAACGAAACAAAGGACGGCAATCATATTATTCGTTGGGATTCTCCCGAGCCGATGGAAGAAATTTATTTGATCGGCGCACAATTTAAAGAATATTCTTTATCAGCGGGTGCAATTGATGTAATGGCTTTTCTGCGAACACCTGATGAAGCACTTGCTAATAAATATCTTGAAACAACTGCACAATACTTAGAGATGTACAGAAAATTAGTTGGTCCATATCCCTTCACAAAATTTGCATTGGTAGAAAATTTTTGGGAGACTGGTTACGGCATGCCTTCATTTACTCTGTTGGGTGAACAGATCATCCGGTTTCCGTTTATTCTACATTCTTCTTACCCTCACGAACTATTGCATAACTATTGGGGAAACAGCGCATATGTAGATTTTAAAACCGGCAACTGGTGTGAAGGCTTGACCGCATATATGGCGGATCATCTTATTTCTGAGCAGCGGGGTCAAGGTGATGAATACCGTCGCTCTACACTGCAAAAATTTACGGACTATGTTAACCCGTCAAATGATTTTCCGCTGAACAAATTTGGATCGCGGTATAACGCTCCATCCGAAGCAATCGGATATGGGAAAAATATGATGATGTGGAATATGCTGCGAGAACTTGTAGGTGATGATCAATTCGTTAGAGGGTTTCAAAAATTTTATCGTGACAACAAATTTAAAGCGGCTTCATATAATGATATTCGTCTAGCATTTGAATCTGTTTCCGGAAAAGATCTGAAACAATTTTTTGATCAATGGGTCAATAGAAAAGGAGCTCCGGAATTAAGTATATCGAACGTTTCTGTAAAAAAAGAATCAACCGGATATGCTCTTAAATTTACTTTAAAGCAAATACAGAATGATGATGCTTTTGTGTTGGATGTTCCGGTTGCCGTTTCATTTGAGAAAAAAGCTGAAATGAAAAAAGTTGCTATGACTCAAAAAGAGCAAACCTACGAAATGATTTTTCCAGAAGATCCATTATTGGTTCAGGTTGATCCGCAATTTAATTTGTTCCGTAAACTTCACTACAATGAAATTCCGCCATCGTTATCAAAAATATTTGGCTCGGAAGATTTATTAATTCTTCTACCATCAAAAGCGGATAAAGCAAGTCTGGAATATTATAAAGAGTTAGCAAGTACTTGGGCTGCAGATAGTACTAAGAAAATCAAAGTGATGTTGGATAGTGATGTCTCCGAACTTCCTGCTGATAAAAGTGTTTGGATCTTCGGAATAGAAAATTCATTTACCAAATTGATCAAAGAAGGTTTGAAAGATTACGATGCAGAATTAACAAATGAATCGGTTCGATTTGGAAAGACTTCATTCCAGAACAACAAGAGCAGTGTTATAATTTCCGTTTGTCATCCTAAGAATCCGGCTTCAGTACTTGTATTACTTTCTATTGATAATAAAGAAGCAGTGCAGGGACTTGCGAGAAAACTTCCTCATTATGGAAAATATAGTTACCTGGTTTTTGAAGGAACTGAACCAACCAACATTGCAAAAGGCGAATGGGAAGCAGTTAATTCTCCTTTGATGGCAAAGGTGCCTTCGGTAGATAAAACTTCTCCGGCAACAATTTTTACAAATTTACCGCGAAGAAATGCGTTAGCTACTTTATCTCCGGTTTTTTCTGCGGAAAGAATGATGAAGTCCGTAGAATATCTTGCAAGTAAAGAACTTGCTGGGCGTGGACCTGGAACCGAAGGCATTAAAAAAGCAGCCGATTACATTGTTGAAAAATTTAAAAGCGCAGGTTTACAACCGGGTGCTGATGACGGCAGTTATTTTCAAACTTGGGACGAAGTGGTTGATGCTAAAGGAAATAAAGCTCCGGTTAAAAATATTATTGGAATTATTCCCGGAACAAATCCAAATCTAAAAGATGAATCGGTAATTGTTTGTGCACACTACGATCATTTAGGTTTAGGATGGCCCGGTGCAAACAAAGGAAATGAAGGTAAGATACATCCCGGCGCCGATGATAATGCAAGCGGAGTTTCAGTAATGCTTGAATTGGCAAACTTACTCGGCACAACTTTAAAACCACAGCGTACTGTTATTTTTGTTGCTTTCACGTCTGAAGAAAGCGGTTTGCTCGGTTCAAAATATTATGTGCAAAACATGAAACGGTTTCCGGCAAAGAAAGTTATCGGTGTTCTGAACTTTGATACTGTTGGACGGCTTGGTGAAAAAAAATTATTTGTACTCAGCAGTAATAGCGCAAGAGAATGGAGATTTATTTTTATGGGGGCAAGTTATGTTACCGGAGTTGAATCGGAAATGGTAACACAAGATCTTGATGCAAGTGATCAACGTAGTTTCTTAAACATTGGTGTTCCCGGTGTACAATTCTTTGCCGGTGCAAATGAAGGTTATCATAAACCATCAGATACGGCAGATAAAATTGATGCGGCGGGATTAGTTAAAGTTGCCACGTTCGCCCGTGAAGGAATTCTTTACTTAGCCGATAGAATTGAACCACTCACTTTCCAAGGACAGGCAGTTACTGAATCAAAGAAACCTCAAACAACTGCAGGTGAAAGAAAAGTTTCTACAGGGAGTGTTCCTGATTTTGCTTTCTCTGGCAAGGGAGTTCGTATTGCTGATCTATCGCCAGAATCCCCTGCGGCTAAAGCAGGTTTACAAATAGGAGATGTTATTACAAAACTTGGACAATATAATGTTACCAGTTTGCGAGATTATTCGGACGCATTAAAAAATTTCCAGCCCGGTAATATTGTTGAATTAATTTATTTGCGAGACGGGAAAGAGAATAAGACTCAAATTGAATTAATGGCTAAGTGA